The following proteins are encoded in a genomic region of Primulina huaijiensis isolate GDHJ02 chromosome 3, ASM1229523v2, whole genome shotgun sequence:
- the LOC140973906 gene encoding putative serine/threonine-protein kinase-like protein CCR3: MTIQFPIAIATTMLLLATLSPPAHALGGGASTLAVVYGSSTTVCSIVADQPVQQIQCWRNGQMMPPILPTTSFDAVSGGRDVLCGVRSSGFSLLCWNITFTPKRIYNDRAAPLTSLTIGDAQICALRNVTAVNNAICWRGNYVPSTHIPNGNSQFGVISSGLGCTCGVLGSNNRVMCWGDDTFSSLIQSKFENFSMTNIHVGGRHACGIDDLGFIICRGSNGNGQLNVPENSAYQYRALALGWNHSCAIRRLNRTVVCWGGNGQFSSNITDGISFESIVAGLNFTCGLITSNFSVICWGPGWPNQAYFSQTVLPLQKTLPGPCVNTACKCNLYPESQTLCSGNGHICRPCELPNSPPAISPSPRSSSRGLKRGLFVFAIIGSVGGFAGICGVVYYLWTGVCLGKKKIHNSVQPTITGSNVAQQSNSCSPPSRSSTLRRQGSILMRRQRSGTSSKHADRAEEFSFLDLQTATNKFSVENKIGAGSFGVVYKGKLVDGREVAIKRSETGPKTRKFQEKESAFDSELAFLSRLHHKHLVRLIGFCEEKEERLLVYDYMKNGALYDHLHDTNNVQKSSSLVNSWKMRIKISLDAARGIEYLHNYAVPPIIHRDIKSSNILLDSNWTARVSDFGLSLMRPDNDRDFTPTKAAGTVGYIDPEYYGLNVLTAKSDVYGLGVVLLELLTGKRAIFKMGANGGDPISVVDYAVPTIMAGEVTKILDSRVGPPETKESEAVELVAYTAMHCVHLEGKDRPSMSDIVANLERALALCEDSRGSISSDPISIASE, encoded by the coding sequence ATGACGATACAATTTCCAATCGCGATCGCCACCACGATGTTACTTCTCGCCACCCTGTCGCCACCTGCTCATGCACTTGGCGGCGGAGCATCCACCCTCGCCGTAGTATACGGTTCCTCCACCACAGTATGCAGCATTGTGGCGGATCAGCCAGTTCAGCAAATTCAATGCTGGAGAAACGGTCAAATGATGCCGCCCATACTCCCCACTACCTCCTTCGACGCTGTCTCTGGAGGCCGAGACGTGCTCTGCGGCGTCCGGTCCAGTGGGTTCAGTCTCCTATGCTGGAACATCACCTTCACGCCCAAGCGGATTTACAACGACCGCGCAGCTCCGTTAACTTCTCTTACAATAGGTGACGCACAAATTTGTGCTCTGAGAAACGTTACTGCGGTTAACAATGCCATTTGCTGGCGAGGAAATTATGTTCCTTCGACTCATATTCCAAATGGGAATTCCCAGTTCGGCGTGATTTCATCTGGGCTTGGATGTACATGCGGAGTTTTGGGGAGTAACAATCGGGTTATGTGCTGGGGAGATGATACCTTCTCTTCTTTGATACAATCAAAGTTCGAAAACTTTTCAATGACGAATATTCATGTTGGTGGAAGACATGCTTGTGGAATTGACGATCTGGGATTCATCATTTGTCGAGGAAGCAACGGTAATGGACAATTGAATGTGCCTGAAAATTCAGCTTACCAATACAGGGCCTTGGCTCTTGGATGGAATCACAGCTGTGCAATCAGAAGATTGAATCGGACGGTTGTTTGTTGGGGTGGAAATGGTCAATTTTCGAGTAATATTACTGATGGGATCTCTTTTGAATCCATAGTTGCAGGCCTAAACTTCACTTGTGGATTGATTACAAGCAATTTCTCAGTGATTTGCTGGGGTCCCGGTTGGCCTAATCAGGCTTATTTTTCACAAACTGTGCTGCCATTGCAGAAAACTCTTCCTGGACCTTGTGTTAACACTGCTTGTAAGTGTAACTTGTATCCTGAATCTCAAACTCTTTGTTCTGGAAATGGTCATATTTGTAGGCCTTGTGAGTTACCCAATTCACCACCTGCTATTAGTCCTTCCCCTCGCTCCTCTTCCAGAGGGCTTAAAAGGGGTCTATTTGTTTTCGCCATCATTGGATCAGTTGGAGGATTTGCAGGGATTTGTGGCGTGGTTTACTATTTGTGGACTGGTGTTTGTCTTGGGAAAAAGAAGATTCATAACTCTGTGCAGCCTACCATTACTGGTTCGAATGTAGCACAACAATCAAATAGCTGTAGTCCACCGTCCCGATCATCCACTCTTAGACGACAAGGGTCGATTTTGATGAGACGTCAGCGGAGCGGTACTTCGTCGAAGCATGCTGACAGGGCTGAGGAATTTTCTTTCTTGGACCTACAGACGGCTACAAATAAGTTTTCTGTGGAGAACAAGATAGGTGCGGGGAGTTTCGGGGTTGTTTACAAAGGGAAACTGGTTGATGGTCGTGAAGTTGCTATCAAGAGGAGTGAGACGGGTCCAAAAACGaggaaatttcaagaaaaagaaagcGCGTTTGATTCGGAACTGGCATTCTTATCTAGACTACATCACAAGCATTTGGTTAGATTGATTGGTTTCTGTGAAGAGAAGGAAGAGAGGCTCTTAGTCTATGATTATATGAAGAATGGAGCTCTTTATGATCATTTACACGACACTAACAACGTTCAAAAGAGCAGTAGTTTAGTGAATTCTTGGAAAATGAGGATTAAGATTTCATTAGATGCAGCGCGTGGCATCGAGTATCTACACAACTACGCGGTTCCGCCCATAATTCATCGAGACATCAAGTCTTCTAACATATTACTTGATTCGAACTGGACTGCAAGAGTGTCTGATTTCGGATTGTCCTTGATGAGGCCGGACAATGATCGTGATTTTACGCCCACAAAGGCTGCCGGTACAGTTGGATACATAGATCCGGAATACTATGGCCTAAATGTCCTGACAGCAAAGAGTGACGTTTACGGCCTCGGAGTGGTGCTACTAGAACTTTTGACAGGTAAGAGGGCGATTTTCAAGATGGGGGCTAATGGGGGTGACCCGATAAGTGTGGTAGATTATGCTGTACCAACCATAATGGCCGGAGAAGTAACCAAGATTTTGGACTCTCGGGTCGGTCCACCGGAAACGAAAGAATCCGAGGCAGTGGAATTGGTGGCATACACTGCAATGCATTGTGTTCATTTGGAAGGGAAAGATAGACCTAGCATGAGTGATATTGTCGCTAATTTGGAGAGAGCATTGGCACTGTGTGAAGATAGTCGTGGCAGTATTTCTAGCGATCCTATCTCCATTGCTTCGGAATGA